A window of Periplaneta americana isolate PAMFEO1 chromosome 7, P.americana_PAMFEO1_priV1, whole genome shotgun sequence contains these coding sequences:
- the LOC138702823 gene encoding transcription initiation factor IIE subunit beta-like, with protein MDPALLRERELFKKRALATPTVEKKKKDADIIPSQKDESSKKKSKPPSSSSAGPKLDVVNYKTMSHSSQYKFGVLAKIVKHMRSRHQEGDDHPLTLDEILDETNQLDVGSKVKQWLLTEALVNNPKIEVSPEGKFIFKASYKIKDKKSLLRLLKQHDLKGLGGILLEDVQESLPHCDKALKALQNEIIYISRPIDKKKIVFYNDKTAALPVDDEFQKLWRSVAVESMDDQKIEEYLEKQGIRSMQDHGPKKPMPHKRKKPNQRKKQLKKPRDNEHLADVLETYDDK; from the exons ATGGATCCAGCACTTTTGAGGGAGCGGGAGCTCTTTAAAAAGAGAGCTCTTGCTACACCAAC tgtagagaaaaagaagaaagatgcAGATATTATTCCATCACAGAAAGATGAGTCTTCAAAGAAAAAGTCAAAACCACCTTCATCATCGTCGGCTGGACCAAAGCTTGATGTTGTTAA TTACAAGACTATGAGCCACAGTTCACAGTACAAATTTGGAGTACTGGCTAAGATAGTGAAGCACATGAGGTCGAGACATCAGGAGGGCGACGATCATCCCCTGACACTGGACGAAATCCTGGACGAAACGAACCAGTTGGATGTAGGGTCTAAAGTGAAACAG TGGCTGTTGACGGAGGCATTAGTCAATAACCCCAAGATCGAGGTCAGTCCTGAAGGGAAGTTCATTTTCAAAGCGTCATACAAAATAAAGGACAAGAAGAGTTTGCTGCGTCTGTTGAAGCAGCACGACTTGAAGGGTCTAGGGGGAATTCTGTTGGAAGACGTCCAGGAATCTCTGCCGCATTGTGATAAAGCCCTCAAG GCTTTGCAGAATGAGATCATATACATCTCTCGACCAATTGACAAGAAGAAGATTGTGTTCTACAATGACAAGACAGCAGCGCTGCCTGTGGATGACGAGTTCCAGAAGCTCTGGCGTTCCGTGGCAGTCGAGAGCATGGATGACCAGAAGATAGAGGAGTATCTGGAGAAGCAG GGAATCCGCTCCATGCAAGATCACGGACCCAAGAAGCCGATGCCCCACAAACGTAAGAAACCAAACCAGCGCAAGAAGCAGCTCAAGAAGCCGCGAGACAACGAGCACTTGGCTGACGTCCTGGAGACCTACGACGACAAGTGA